The Glycine soja cultivar W05 unplaced genomic scaffold, ASM419377v2 tig00105717_1_pilon, whole genome shotgun sequence genome has a window encoding:
- the LOC114404687 gene encoding F-box/kelch-repeat protein At3g23880-like, with protein MFGFGYDLSSDKYKVVAIALTMLSLDVSEKTEMKVYGTGDSSWRNLKGFPVLWTLPKVGGVYRSGTLNWVVIKGKETIHSEIVIISVDLEKETCRSLFLPDDFCFFDTNIGVFRDLLCVWQDNNTHLGLWQMRKFGDDKSWIQLINFSYLHLNIRPYEENSMTLPLCMSNNGDFFMLKFTRNADDEYQTILYNQRD; from the coding sequence ATGTTTGGGTTTGGCTATGATCTGTCAAGTGACAAATACAAGGTTGTAGCAATTGCATTGACTATGCTCTCACTTGACGTATCTGAAAAGACTGAGATGAAAGTTTATGGCACGGGTGACAGTAGTTGGAGAAACCTTAAAGGTTTTCCTGTTCTTTGGACTTTACCTAAAGTTGGTGGAGTGTATCGGAGTGGAACCCTTAATTGGGTTGTTATTAAGGGAAAAGAAACCATTCATTCTGAAATCGTAATTATTTCTGTTGACCTGGAGAAGGAGACTTGCAGATCACTGTTTCTTCCGGACGATTTTTGCTTTTTTGATACAAATATTGGAGTTTTTAGAGACTTGCTGTGCGTTTGGCAAGATAACAACACCCATCTTGGCTTATGGCAGATGAGGAAGTTTGGAGATGACAAGTCTTGGattcaattaataaattttagttatttacatcTTAATATTCGTCCTTATGAAGAAAATTCGATGACTTTACCATTGTGCATGTCTAACAATGGAGACTTCTTCATGCTGAAATTCACTAGAAATGCTGATGATGAATACCAAACAATTCTGTATAACCAGAGGGATG
- the LOC114404681 gene encoding F-box/kelch-repeat protein At3g23880-like, translating into MPGYHLVGSCNGLHCGVSEILEGYRVCFWNKATRVISRESPTLSFSPGIGRRTMFGFGYDPSSDKYKVVAIALTMLSLDVSEKTEMKVHGAGDTSWRNLKGFPVLWTLPKVGGVYLSGTLNWVFIKGKETIHSEIVIISIDLEKETCRSLFLPDDFCFVDTNIGVFRDSLCVWQDSNTHLGLWQMRKFGDDKSWIQLINFSYLHLNIRPYEEKSMILPLCMSNNGDFFMLKFTRNADDEYQTILYNQGDGTETGRMGIEEKTAKLKGSEKALVARHEASHAVVGTAVANLLAGQPHVEALVIRLLV; encoded by the exons ATGCCAGGTTACCATCTGGTCGGTTCATGTAATGGGTTGCACTGTGGGGTTAGCGAAATACTAGAAGGATACCGTGTTTGTTTCTGGAACAAGGCGACAAGGGTGATATCCAGAGAATCGCCAACGCTGTCTTTTTCCCCGGGCATTGGTCGTAGAACAATGTTTGGGTTTGGCTATGATCCGTCAAGTGACAAATACAAGGTTGTAGCAATTGCATTGACTATGCTCTCACTTGACGTATCTGAAAAGACTGAGATGAAAGTTCATGGCGCGGGTGACACTAGTTGGAGAAACCTTAAAGGTTTTCCTGTTCTTTGGACTTTACCTAAAGTTGGTGGAGTGTATCTGAGTGGAACCCTTAATTGGGTTTTTATTAAGGGAAAAGAAACCATTCATTCTGAAATCGTAATTATTTCTATTGACCTGGAGAAGGAGACTTGCAGATCACTGTTTCTTCCCGACGATTTTTGCTTTGTTGATACAAATATTGGAGTTTTTAGAGACTCGTTGTGCGTTTGGCAAGATAGCAACACCCATCTTGGCTTGTGGCAGATGAGGAAGTTTGGAGATGACAAGTCTTGGattcaattaataaattttagttatttacatcTTAATATTCGTCCTTATGAAGAAAAATCCATGATTTTACCACTGTGCATGTCTAACAATGGAGACTTCTTCATGCTGAAATTCACTAGAAATGCTGATGATGAATACCAAACAATTCTGTATAACCAGGGGGATG GTACGGAGACAGGAAGAATG GGAATAGAAGAGAAGACTGCCAAGTTGAAAGGAAGTGAGAAGGCTCTAGTTGCACGGCATGAAGCTAGTCATGCTGTAGTAGGTACTGCAGTAGCAAACCTTCTTGCTGGACAGCCACATGTTGAG GCTCTGGTTATCAGACTCCTGGTTTAA